TTGTCCTTTAGAATCTCTTACTATAGTACTTTCAATTTCTTCAGCCGTAGTATTTCCAACAAATGTGTTAAACCATAAATGAATAAATCCTGCTGTGTTTCGTTGTGCTTTCTCTAAACTCCTCTGAACAGCTGGCATAACTTCTTGTTGCCAAAAAGCATTGTTTCCTTTATTGTATTGGGATTTAATCTTATCATTGGTAATATTCATGATTTCTGCTTTTGCAAGTTTAGCAGTTTCATGTATCCACTGCTTTGGATCATTAGAATTCACTAAATGATATATTCCCTCTCCATCCGATACTTCAAACTGCGTCTGAACTGTCGTCACATAATTTTCAAAAGCGCTATGAAACTTTAAAGCACTCATATCGACGGCTGTAAAATTGGCAGCATGCATCGGTTGAGTCGCATCTGTAAAGTAATGCGTCGCAACACCTAAATAGTAGAAAGCCTGTTTCCAATCATTGTTCTTGAAATAATCACCTGCTAATGTAAAATATTTATCTCCTTGTGTCAGAGCAGTTGGTTGCTTTTCCCCTTTGTAGTTCATTTTTGTATCAGGATCATAGAAGTGAGATTTCCATCCCCCTTTAATTAACCCGTCAATCCCTATCGTACCTGTACCCCCATCGTTGAATTCATCAAGATAGTCAGCATCATAAAGACCTCTTTCAAATAACTCCTTATATTCAGGGGTATTTAAAAATTGTAATTCATTTACTTTAACCGTATTATCTTGATTACGACTCATAATTTGAATTGCATTTCGTGCAATCCATAAGTGTGTGCTTTCATTAGGATGGTGCGGATGCTCAGCAGACCACCTCTTCACACGTTTGTGCTCTTGATTCTCCTGTTTCATTACTTCTCCTATTCCACAAGCAGATGCTACTGTTGGAATTGTCACAACGCCAGAAGATATTGCTGTTACAAGAGCTAATGTACATAGTTTCTTTTTCATACTGTTCTCCTAAATTTCAGTTTTATCAATCACATAAACACTTTCACTTTTCACAAAAAATATTCTTCTCTAGTAAAGATGATTAAAATATTCTCTTACATTGAAAAGTAGTTTAATGATAACTTATATATTTCAATTTATTTATGCAATTATACATATTTGATTAATAGTTCAAAAAAACATTATGACTGAAAACCATCCAGAGAAAACAGTACAACAAAACGTATAAAATCTAGGACAGAATTAATAAAAATCGAGATAATGGCTTGACTTTTCCATTCTCTATTCTGCTTAAATACATTATAAACCATATTCCTCATACGAATTTGACGAATTCTTTCCTCTTATAAATAACAATAAGAAAGGAATATGACTTTCGCACACTCCTTTTTTATTCACAGATTTTTTTAATTTCACATATGTAAAAGGATTATATATCCCTTCGAATTTCACTATTCATTTCGTCACATCGCCAAATTTTGCTCTCGTTACTTTTGCTAAATCTTCCACTTTCAGCTCTATTTGGACACCGATTTTGCCGCCACTCACAATAATCGTTTCAAGCGATTTGCTACTTGCATCTACACAAGTTACGAATAATTTTTTCATTCCAACTGGAGAGCATCCACCGCGAATGTATCCTGAAACTTTCGTAATATCTTTTACTGGGATCATTTCTATCTTCTTTTCACCAACCGTTTTTGCCCCAGCTTTTAAATTGAGCTCCTCTTCTACAGGAATTATAAAAACGTAATAATCTTTACTAGTTCCTTGGGCGATAAGTGTTTTATATACCTCTCTCACTTCTCTTCCAATTTTCCCAGCAACTGAAACCCCGTCAATTTTCCCATCATCTGAATCATATGACATCATTGCATACTCTATTTTTTCTTTATCCAATATTCGCATCGCATTCGTTTTATCTTTTTTCATGTTCTTCTCCTTTTAATACATAAAAAGTTGTTTAATATCATTAAATTTTCTTCTATTATACACCTTTTTCAAATTCATTTGGGCCTTCCACCACTCCCCTGCTTTCTATTTCTGTTCTGCTACAATCTGTACGAACTTTATCCCCCGGCTATTTAGTGGTCCCTTAACAATTACTTCATGTACTATAAGTAAACGTATTGGATGACCAAGTTCCTTTCACTCCGTTCATAAAACTTAAAGTCCATGTCAAACCCTTTTGGCATGATTTACTCCCTCTCCAGAATATCCACTTTCATCCTACCACATAAAAAAAATACCACGACAATAGGAGGTCTATGTAGCAATAGAACTTCATATCATAAAAAGATTTTTCATTGCATAAAAATTTAAAGTTATAACTATTTGTAGGAGAGATCAAAATGAATAATAAAATACCATGTGTTGTATTAGTTTTTTATAATTTTGATATCATTAAGAAATCTTTGGAATTTTTAGGGGAATATTCAGATCGGTTAGATCTTTATATTATTGAAAATCCCAGCATTCATACAGAATCGAAGATAAAGCCATATATTTTAAATTTGATTAATAAAAATATTGTTGCTAAATATGTTTTATTTTCTAAAAATATTTCTAATAATGCAATGGAAATTTTCTTTAGAAATCAAATGGTGAAACAATTAGCACAATATAAATATATTTTATTTACAGATGGAGATGTCATTGTAAAAAACAATGATTTTTTATCTGAAGAAATAAATATTTTAGATCATCACCCGGAAGTGTTCACTTGCGGCGTCACAATCAACCTAGACAATTTACCTTTAGAGAACTATCCAACGGCAAACTCTTGGATTCCACCAATTATAAAAGAATACCCGATTTTTAACGAAGGGGTAACAGGAGGACAACTTCTTCTGTTCAGAACTAAAGATTTTCTTCAATATTTAGAATATATTCAGTTGCATAATTTAAAGTTTGTAGACGGTACGATGCATACATTTTGTTATAAAGTTTTAAATAAAAAATGGGCTAGAACAAAGAAGAGTGAATGTATACATTTAACTTGGGATATTTATTCCGATAAAAACCATCCTTATCATAAATGGAAATCCCAACATAGTTTCCATGATCTTTGGTATCATAATGATTATTGTTCATTTGAAGTATTTACAAACGATTCTCTGTTAAAAGACTAATTGTATGGTTTCACCTTAGCTACAGTTGTTTGTAAATCTTTTGTAAATTTTCCTTTCACTTTATTCTCCTTACTTTTTAATCCAGTTATAATTAAGACTCATCTATTCGATGAAACCCTATATTTTGGCTAGGTGTTCCCTTACTCCTAGCCTTTTCTTTTCATATACTCGACAACATTAGGCTTAAATCTACTTCCTACATACACTCTTACTGGAATAGCTTCTTTATGGTCTCTTGTTGCCTTACAAAGTTCTTCTGCTGCTTCCCAGTTGAAATACTTATCACGTTCACGCTGAAAGGAACGATAGTACTGATAAATTACTTCTTTTTCATTAGCTGCAATGATATCCTGTGGACATTCTCGTAATGCAAAAAATAAACTTTTATCTATACCGCTACTTTTAAGAGTCATTAACAAACACGGTTCGGTACGGCTAGGCGACCGTGATATCCGTTCAACTGCATTTCGATAGTTCAGCATCTCTGGTTACAGATTGAAGATAACAGCGTTGGAATGGAAGAAATCCAATTCGGATTTGGTCTCAATGGGATGAAGGAACGGCTTGAGGTATTTCATGGTACACTGTCTGTTCATTCTGGATCTTAGCAAGTAATATTCGTCATATGCAATATTCCGTGATAATACCTTCATATCAATTTCGAAACTGAAAATATTGATATTTCAAAAATCTTTTGTTATACTTTGTAAAAAACTTATTTAAGGAGAGATTTCATATGTGTACTTTTAATACTTCTTTCCAACTTCATCATCATACATAACGCCGTGTATCCGAAGGAAATTTTTCTTCGTGGGTACAGGGCTTTTCCTGTTGACCCACGAAGCATTCATAAAGCTATGTGGGTATTTTTATACCTGCATAGCTTTTTTTAATTTAAAAAGGAGTGATTCTAATGGAAATTAGAAATGTAAAAGGAACGAAAGACTATTTACCGAAAGAACAATTATTACGAAATAAAATTAAAAGAGCGTGTGAAGATACATTTGAACGGTATGGCTGTAAGCCTTTAGAAACTCCCACATTAAATATGTATGAGCTCCTGGCATA
The DNA window shown above is from Bacillus clarus and carries:
- a CDS encoding zinc dependent phospholipase C family protein codes for the protein MKKKLCTLALVTAISSGVVTIPTVASACGIGEVMKQENQEHKRVKRWSAEHPHHPNESTHLWIARNAIQIMSRNQDNTVKVNELQFLNTPEYKELFERGLYDADYLDEFNDGGTGTIGIDGLIKGGWKSHFYDPDTKMNYKGEKQPTALTQGDKYFTLAGDYFKNNDWKQAFYYLGVATHYFTDATQPMHAANFTAVDMSALKFHSAFENYVTTVQTQFEVSDGEGIYHLVNSNDPKQWIHETAKLAKAEIMNITNDKIKSQYNKGNNAFWQQEVMPAVQRSLEKAQRNTAGFIHLWFNTFVGNTTAEEIESTIVRDSKGQAIQENKKYYIVPSEFLNRGLTYEVYASNDYALLSNPVDDNKVHGTPIQFAFDNDNNGILHKGESVLLKMTQSNYDKYVFLNYSNMTNWVHLATRKTNTAQFKVYPNPNHPDEYFLYTDGYPVNYQENGKEKRWIVLGGKTDKPKAWKFIQAE
- the ybaK gene encoding Cys-tRNA(Pro) deacylase, which encodes MKKDKTNAMRILDKEKIEYAMMSYDSDDGKIDGVSVAGKIGREVREVYKTLIAQGTSKDYYVFIIPVEEELNLKAGAKTVGEKKIEMIPVKDITKVSGYIRGGCSPVGMKKLFVTCVDASSKSLETIIVSGGKIGVQIELKVEDLAKVTRAKFGDVTK